The DNA window TGAATGGGTACTTGTCGATTTAGGTAACGTTGTTGTGCACGTAATGCAAGACGAAACACGCGATTTCTACCAACTTGAGAAGCTTTGGCAATAGCCTGAGCCTGCGCTCTGCAATTTTGGTGATATACAAATGCGAATACAAGTTGTCGCGGTTGGGAACAAAATGCCTAGTTGGGTTGTCGAAGGTACGCAAGAGTATGTGAGGCGCTTCCCAGCTGACTGCCAATTGTATTTCACGGAAATTGCTCCCGGTAAAAGGGGCAAAAATGCCGACGTGAAGCGCATTCTTTTTGATGAGGGTCGGCGTTGCTTACAACAAGTCCCAAAAGGAAACAAAATTGTTACGCTGGAAGTGCTTGGCCAAAGCTGGAGCACACCAAAACTCGCAGAGCAGCTAGAGAAGTGGAAAATGGACGGACGTGATATTAGTCTTTTAATTGGCGGTCCCGAAGGGCTATCAGAAGAATGCCAACAAGCGTCCGAGCAAAAATGGTCGTTGTCTAAATTGACGCTGCCACACCCGATGGTAAGAGTTATTGTTGCTGAGAGCATTTATCGCGCTTGGTCGGTGACTCAAAATCATCCATACCATCGAGAATAAAGCAGGTTGTAGAGACAAGAGTATTATATGGCACCAAAGCGTCAAACAATAAGAGATCATTCAGCAGAAGCGAACCTGGTTGCCAGACGTACCGTGGTTTCTATCATATTTGTTTGCATCCTGATGTCTGTTATTATTGTAAACTTATACCAGCTGCAGGTTCGGCAATACGAAGATTATCAAACTCGCTCCAATGGCAACAGAATTAAAGTATTGCCCGTTGCACCAAACCGCGGGTTGATATATGACCGCAATGGCGAAATACTCGCCGAAAATAAGCCCGTATTCAGTTTAGAAGTGACTCCCGAAGAAGTCGATAATCTGGACGACACGATCCAACAACTGTCAGTACTGATGTCCTTAACGGACAGCGAAATCAAAGAATTCAAAAGCGGTTTGAAAAGACAGCGTCGTTTCAAACCGCTTTCAATTAGACAGCAACTTTCGCATGAAGATGTTGCTCTTTTCTCTGCCAAGCAGCATCAATTCCCGGGTGTGAGCATTGAAGCAAGGCTATCACGAAATTATCCCTTCAAAGACACCCTCACCCACACGCTGGGTTATGTTGCAAGAATAAATAAAAAGGATTTAGCTAATCTAGAGGAGAATGACCAGCTTGCAAACTACGCTGCCACTCATGATATCGGTAAACAAGGTGTAGAGAAATTTCACGAACGAACGCTGCACGGCGTCGTCGGCTATCAGCAAGTAGAGGTTAATAATCAAGGCCGAATTATCCGAGTATTAAGTTTTGAACCGCCTTTGCCAGGCAAGGATATTGTGCTAAATATCGATATAAACATGCAAAAGAAAGCACAAGAAGTACTTGCTGGAAGAAGAGGTTCGGTTGTTGTCACGGATCCAAACGATGGCAGTGTTTTGGCGCTATATAGCAGCCCAAGCTATGATCCAAACTTGTTTGTGCATGGCATAAGCCAAAAAGAATACGGCAAACTTCTCGCGTCCAAAAACAGCCCGCTTCTCAATCGCGCAACGCAAGGCCGGTATCCGCCAGCTTCAACAATAAAACCACTTTTAGCTTTAGTGGGCCTTGAGGAAGGCGTGATTGACGAAGCCACTGAGATACGTGATCGTGGTACCTACCGTTTAAAGAACGTCGACCATGTTTGGCGTGATTGGAAGAAATATGGGCATGGGATGGTCGACGTAACTAAATCTATTGAAGTGTCATGTGATATTTTTTACTACGATTTAGCTTTTAAATTAGGTATCGACCGAATCAGTGACTCAATGCAATTGTTTGGCTTTGGTAGACGCACTGGTATCGATCTGATGGAAGAATCTGGCGCGAACATGCCGAGTCGAGGCTGGAAAAGAGCGCGCTTCAACGAGCCATGGTATATTGGTGACACCATACCTGTCGGAATTGGTCAAAGCTACTGGAACGCCACGCCACTACAGTTGGCTCAATCACTGAACTTTCTCATCAATAAAGGGCAGCGCCACACTCCTCGCCTAATCAAGGGCTATATGGTTGAAGGTGCCGTAAATAAATTACCTATCGAAATACAATCTCCCATTCCTGTCGTTGATGAACACAATTGGGATATCGTGCTGGATGCGCTTTACGGAACAGTTAATCGTGATCATGGCACGGCGCATACCGCGTTTAGAAATACAGATTATATTTCAGCAGGAAAAACCGGAACAGCACAGCTATTTTCCGTTGCTCAAGATGCTGAATACGAGGAAGAGAATGTATCCGCTCGCCTAAAAGATAATGCAATGTACATAGGCTACGCACCCTTCGTTGACCCTGAAATTAGCATCTCAGTAGTAATTGAAAACGCTGGCGGTGGCAGTTCGAATGCGGCACCAGCTGCAAGGATAGTAATGGATTATTATTTTAGTGAAATAAAACCCAAAGGGATTGCCCTAAAGACAAACCAAGATGGCTCTGCGGGTGCAACACAATACCCACCGAAAGTTGCAGCGACAATTATGACGGAGACTAACGGTGGCTGAAGCAAAGTTTACAACCATAAAAACGACTATGCTCGAGCGCATTCATATTGATGGCTTTTTGTTGTTCGCACTAGTTTGCCTAATGGGTATTGGACTTGTGACCATCTATAGCTCTGGAGGACAAGACTGGGATTTGGTAAATAGACAGCTAACACGCCTTGGTATTGCCCTCATCGTTATGTTCATTCTTGCCCAAATTCCGCCCATGGCATACAGGCGCCTGGCGGTTTATTTCTATAGCTTTGGGCTTATTATGCTCATTCTTGTTCTTCTTGTAGGCGTTGTCGGAAAAGGCGCTCAGCGCTGGTTGGACTTAGGCGTAATTCGTTTTCAACCCTCTGAAGTAATGAAGTTAGCTGTTCCACTTATGGTTGCTTGGTACATTAGTAAATTTAACTTACCGCCTCGCGCTCGTAATATCGCGATTGGCTTTGTGCTCGTCTTCATTCCGACCATCCTGATTGCTAAACAGCCTGATTTAGGTACCAGCCTCTTGGTCGCAAGTTCAGGTATATTTGCTCTGTTTCTGTCGGGCATGTCCTGGCGTTTAATCGGTTTAATAAGCGCGTTAGGCGGCGCATTCGCGCCAATAATGTGGTTCTTCTTGATGCAAGGCTATCAGAAGCAGCGCGTTCTCACCTTCTTAAACCCAGAAAGTGACCCTCTGGGCTCTGGTTATCATATTATCCAGTCCAAAATAGCCATAGGCTCCGGCGGTGTCAGCGGAAAAGGCTGGCTGCAGGGCACTCAATCTCAACTCGAATTTTTGCCTGAACGACACACCGACTTTATTTTCGCTGTTTTTAGTGAAGAATTTGGTCTGATTGGGGTTATAGGACTCTTGTTTATCTACATGTGTATTATTATTCGTGGACTAATGATTGCAAATTATGCCCAAGACGCCTTTAGTAAATTGCTGGCTGGCAGTTTAACCTTAACCTTCTTTGTATATGTTTTCGTTAATATGGGAATGGTTTCCGGCTTATTGCCTGTTGTTGGGGTTCCGTTGCCGCTTGTCAGCTATGGCGGAACATCAATGGTGACCTTGCTAGCAGGCTTTGGTATTCTGATGTCAATCAGTACGCAAAAGCGATTAATGTCCCGCTAAATAACGTGGCAATAAAACAAAACAACAATAACGATAAAATAATGGCAACGGAATGAATACGCTAAACAAATATACAATATTGGTAATAGCTCTTTCAGGCTTAAGCGCTTGTAGTATCAACAATAGTCGATATTCGCAAAAACAAGACAGCGCGCCTGAGTTCCATTACGGCGACTTAGAGCTCGCGGATGCGACACCCAGATATGAACCCTACGCGCCAGCTAACTTTCGCCCCTACACGGTGCTGGGTCAATATTATACGCCAATGCTGACAGCAAAAGGTTACGAAGAACATGGTGAAGCCTCATGGTATGGGCAGAAGTTTCATGGACATTTAACCTCTAATGGCGAAGTTTATGATATGTTTTCAATGACGGCGGCGCATAAAACATTGCCCTTACCTTCCTTTGTGAAAGTAACCAACTTAGATAATCAAAAAATAGCGATTGTTCGTGTTAACGACAGGGGCCCATTTCACCCCGGTCGTGTCATCGACTTGTCGTATGCTGCGGCTAAAAAGTTAGATGTATTGTCGACAGGCGTTGCTAACGTAAAAGTTGAAGTTGTTCATATCGATGAAGATGGCATCATGACCGTTGGTGCTGGCGCACCGCAGCAGCCAGAAATACCGCCATCTTTGGCTCAACCCGAATCAAACGCAGTCATGGTTGCTCAAGCAAATACTAAAACAACCATGGAAGACCGAGTAGAACTTGAATCTGCAGCGCCGCCAATTTCGAATGCCTTAGCATCGGTGATGGCTGGTAGCGACAAAAAAAGTCAAATTTTTGTACAAGTTGCTGCGTTTTCTGACGCTGAAAAAGTAAGCGAACTGTCTGAAGGATTAGCACGCCTCTATCAGGTTCCTACTGACGCACCGTTAATTGATAACATCTATAGATTAAGGCTTGGCCCATTAATAAATGAACAAAAAGCAGAAAAGTTAATCCAAGATCTGAGAAGCATCGGTTTCGACAGTGCATTTCAGATCCTGTCGGCTGATTGATTCAACTGACAATCTAACAACTTCGTCATTATTGCTTGTCATAACGAATACAGAATTAATAAAAAATAGGCTGAATCACTAGCCGTCCACAGGTGGATTGATATAAAATCCACGTTTACTAGATCACGTGATTGCATGCTCATTAAGAAAGCAACTCAAGGTCACCGAAAGATTAGGTGCTATACCTTGAAAGTCGATGCACACAGATGATAAAAACCTCAAAAGAATGGTTGAATAAATGCGCTTAAAAATAGTTTATACGTTACTTCTTGCAGCATCTTGCTTCTTTGCAAATGCGGCGATTGTTATTCCTCCCCCACCCAGTGTGGCGGCAGGCGGTTATATGTTGGTGGATCACAACACAGGTCATATCATCGCTGAAAAAAATATTGATATGCGACTTGCACCAGCAAGTTTGACCAAAATCATGACCATCTATGTCATCGGTAAAGAGATTAAGGCAGGTAATATTAGTCTGACTGACATGGTGACAATATCCGAGAATGCATGGGCCAAGAACTTCCCAGACTCTTCAAAGATGTTCATTGAAGTCGGAACCAAAGTGTCGGTTGAAGATTTGCTTATGGGCATTGTCGTTCAATCAGGCAACGACGCCTGTGTTGCAATGGCAGAACACATTGCTGGCAGCGAGGATGCATTTGCTAGCATGATGAACGCACATGCTCAAAGTCTCGGCATGAACGCCAGTAACTTTGTCAACAGCCATGGTTTGCACGATGCAGATCATTACACATCACCGCGCGACATGGCGACTCTGTCATCGGCTTTAATTTCCGAATTACCAGAGGCTTACGCCTTATACAGTATCAAAGAGTTCACATACAACGGTATTAAGCAATTTAATCGTAACAGTTTGCTTTGGGATAAGAGCCTTAACGTAGATGGAATAAAGACAGGTCACACGTCGGACGCAGGATATAGTTTGATTACCTCAGCCACCCAAGGCGACATGCGTTTAGTGTCTGTCGTTATGGGTACCGACAGCGAACGCTCTCGTAAAGTTGAAAATAAGAAACTATTGCGCTACGGATTCCGTTTCTTTGAGTCAGTAACGCCTTACCAAGCAGGCGATAGCTTTGTTGCTCATCGCATTTATATGGGTGACCGTGAGACTGTGGAGTTAGGTCTGAACCAATCAACGCCAATTACGATACCGCGCGGTCAGGCAAGCAAATTGAAAGCGCACTTCGAGCTAAGCCAGAGTCTTGAAGCACCCGTTGAGAAAGGACAAGTTGTTGGTCAATTATTTTTACAATTAGAAGGTGAAAATGTTGCCACCTACCCCTTAGTCACACTGCATGAAGTGCAGGAAGGCGGCTTGATTGAAAAAGCGATGGATTGGTTTTCCTTAAAAATGGGATTTGAGAGTTAATTATGACATTGGATACAAAGTTTGACGAAATTTTAGAGTTTCCCTGCTTCCAAACCTTTAAAGTCATGGGAGTTGCCGACCCAAGTTTGCCTGACGTTGTTATCTCGTGTCTGCAGCAGCATGCGCCCGGTGATTATTCACCTAGCATTAAGCCAAGCAGCAAGGGCAACTATCATTCACTATCAATAAAAGTGAAAGTAACTAGTAAAGACCATATGGAAACAATTTACACAGAGATCTCCAGTCTTGAGCTGGTTAGGTTCGTGCTCTGATTTCTATGCAATCAACCATCATTCGCCAATTAGGTTCGCAATCATATCGTCCAATTTGGCAGAAAATGCAGGAGTTTACTGACCAAAGAACGCCAGAAACAGCTGATGAAATTTGGTTAGTGGAACATACGCCCGTTTTTACTCAAGGCCAAGCCGGCAAGGCTGAGCATATCCTTGCACCTGGCGACATTCCCGTTGTGCAAGTAGACAGAGGTGGGCAAGTAACCTATCACGGTCCGGGTCAACAAATGCTGTACATTCTAATTGACGTGCGCAGAAACAAATTGGGGGTTCGTCACCTAGTTAATGGCTTAGAAAACTGTATCGTTAACTTAATGGCTGACTATGGCATCGAAGCTTACGCTAAAAAGGATGCTCCCGGCGTTTATGTCAATGAGCAGAAGCTATGCTCTGTTGGCTTAAGAATTCGCAAAGGATGTTCTTTTCATGGTCTAGCACTAAACGTAAATATGGATCTACGTCCTTTCGGGCGCATAAATCCGTGTGGCTATGCAGGCATGGAAATGATAGATTGTGCCGCACTAGGTGGTCCTGATTCACTAGAGATTGCAGGCCCTAAAATAGTTGATCACTTTTGCTCGCTATTGGGTATTAAGCATAAAGAATATAGAGAAGGTTTTGATGAATAATTCACGTTCAGAAGCGGGTGTAAAACTTCGCGATGATGAGAAACTAAAACACATTCCGATCACCATTGTTCCGACCGAAAAGGAACAGATGCTGCGCAAACCATCGTGGATCAAAATAAAGCTGCCTCGAACAACAGATCGCATCGACCACATCAAATCAACGCTGCGCAAAAATAACTTACATTCGGTATGTGAAGAAGCCAGCTGCCCTAACCTTGCGGAATGCTTTAATAAAGGCACCGCGACGTTCATGATATTGGGTGACATTTGTACTCGTCGCTGCCCATTCTGTGATGTTGCGCACGGTAAACCCCTACCACCAAGCGCAGAGGAACCTATTAAGTTAGCAAAGACCATTGCGGAGATGAAATTGAGCTACGTGGTGATCACATCAGTTGATCGCGACGATCTTCGTGACGGCGGCGCTCAACACTTCGTTGATTGCATAAATGCAATTCGCGAACACAGCCCGAGCACCAAAATTGAAGTTTTGGTTCCTGATTTCAGAGGCCGTATGGACCGAGCCTTGGAGATATTTCAAAACGGCGTTCCAGACGTGTTTAACCATAATTTAGAAACCATTCCCCGTTTATACAGAGAGTGTCGCCCTGGGGCAAACTATCAGTGGTCGCTTGATTTGCTGCGCAAATTCAAAGAGCAGCACCCTACAATCCCGACAAAATCAGGATTGATGATGGGAATGGGCGAAGAGTCCGAAGAGATGCAAAAAGTATTAGATGATCTTCGCACTCACAATGTCGACATGCTGACTCTTGGTCAATATTTACAGCCAAGTAAACACCATTTCCCAGTTAAGCGCTATGTGCCGCCTGCAGAGTTTGACGCGCTTGGAGAATACGCAAATTCGATTGGTTTCT is part of the Glaciecola nitratireducens FR1064 genome and encodes:
- the rlmH gene encoding 23S rRNA (pseudouridine(1915)-N(3))-methyltransferase RlmH — protein: MRIQVVAVGNKMPSWVVEGTQEYVRRFPADCQLYFTEIAPGKRGKNADVKRILFDEGRRCLQQVPKGNKIVTLEVLGQSWSTPKLAEQLEKWKMDGRDISLLIGGPEGLSEECQQASEQKWSLSKLTLPHPMVRVIVAESIYRAWSVTQNHPYHRE
- the mrdA gene encoding penicillin-binding protein 2, which translates into the protein MAPKRQTIRDHSAEANLVARRTVVSIIFVCILMSVIIVNLYQLQVRQYEDYQTRSNGNRIKVLPVAPNRGLIYDRNGEILAENKPVFSLEVTPEEVDNLDDTIQQLSVLMSLTDSEIKEFKSGLKRQRRFKPLSIRQQLSHEDVALFSAKQHQFPGVSIEARLSRNYPFKDTLTHTLGYVARINKKDLANLEENDQLANYAATHDIGKQGVEKFHERTLHGVVGYQQVEVNNQGRIIRVLSFEPPLPGKDIVLNIDINMQKKAQEVLAGRRGSVVVTDPNDGSVLALYSSPSYDPNLFVHGISQKEYGKLLASKNSPLLNRATQGRYPPASTIKPLLALVGLEEGVIDEATEIRDRGTYRLKNVDHVWRDWKKYGHGMVDVTKSIEVSCDIFYYDLAFKLGIDRISDSMQLFGFGRRTGIDLMEESGANMPSRGWKRARFNEPWYIGDTIPVGIGQSYWNATPLQLAQSLNFLINKGQRHTPRLIKGYMVEGAVNKLPIEIQSPIPVVDEHNWDIVLDALYGTVNRDHGTAHTAFRNTDYISAGKTGTAQLFSVAQDAEYEEENVSARLKDNAMYIGYAPFVDPEISISVVIENAGGGSSNAAPAARIVMDYYFSEIKPKGIALKTNQDGSAGATQYPPKVAATIMTETNGG
- the rodA gene encoding rod shape-determining protein RodA → MLERIHIDGFLLFALVCLMGIGLVTIYSSGGQDWDLVNRQLTRLGIALIVMFILAQIPPMAYRRLAVYFYSFGLIMLILVLLVGVVGKGAQRWLDLGVIRFQPSEVMKLAVPLMVAWYISKFNLPPRARNIAIGFVLVFIPTILIAKQPDLGTSLLVASSGIFALFLSGMSWRLIGLISALGGAFAPIMWFFLMQGYQKQRVLTFLNPESDPLGSGYHIIQSKIAIGSGGVSGKGWLQGTQSQLEFLPERHTDFIFAVFSEEFGLIGVIGLLFIYMCIIIRGLMIANYAQDAFSKLLAGSLTLTFFVYVFVNMGMVSGLLPVVGVPLPLVSYGGTSMVTLLAGFGILMSISTQKRLMSR
- a CDS encoding septal ring lytic transglycosylase RlpA family protein — encoded protein: MNTLNKYTILVIALSGLSACSINNSRYSQKQDSAPEFHYGDLELADATPRYEPYAPANFRPYTVLGQYYTPMLTAKGYEEHGEASWYGQKFHGHLTSNGEVYDMFSMTAAHKTLPLPSFVKVTNLDNQKIAIVRVNDRGPFHPGRVIDLSYAAAKKLDVLSTGVANVKVEVVHIDEDGIMTVGAGAPQQPEIPPSLAQPESNAVMVAQANTKTTMEDRVELESAAPPISNALASVMAGSDKKSQIFVQVAAFSDAEKVSELSEGLARLYQVPTDAPLIDNIYRLRLGPLINEQKAEKLIQDLRSIGFDSAFQILSAD
- a CDS encoding D-alanyl-D-alanine carboxypeptidase family protein, translated to MRLKIVYTLLLAASCFFANAAIVIPPPPSVAAGGYMLVDHNTGHIIAEKNIDMRLAPASLTKIMTIYVIGKEIKAGNISLTDMVTISENAWAKNFPDSSKMFIEVGTKVSVEDLLMGIVVQSGNDACVAMAEHIAGSEDAFASMMNAHAQSLGMNASNFVNSHGLHDADHYTSPRDMATLSSALISELPEAYALYSIKEFTYNGIKQFNRNSLLWDKSLNVDGIKTGHTSDAGYSLITSATQGDMRLVSVVMGTDSERSRKVENKKLLRYGFRFFESVTPYQAGDSFVAHRIYMGDRETVELGLNQSTPITIPRGQASKLKAHFELSQSLEAPVEKGQVVGQLFLQLEGENVATYPLVTLHEVQEGGLIEKAMDWFSLKMGFES
- the ybeD gene encoding DUF493 family protein YbeD, which encodes MDTKFDEILEFPCFQTFKVMGVADPSLPDVVISCLQQHAPGDYSPSIKPSSKGNYHSLSIKVKVTSKDHMETIYTEISSLELVRFVL
- the lipB gene encoding lipoyl(octanoyl) transferase LipB, with translation MQSTIIRQLGSQSYRPIWQKMQEFTDQRTPETADEIWLVEHTPVFTQGQAGKAEHILAPGDIPVVQVDRGGQVTYHGPGQQMLYILIDVRRNKLGVRHLVNGLENCIVNLMADYGIEAYAKKDAPGVYVNEQKLCSVGLRIRKGCSFHGLALNVNMDLRPFGRINPCGYAGMEMIDCAALGGPDSLEIAGPKIVDHFCSLLGIKHKEYREGFDE
- the lipA gene encoding lipoyl synthase translates to MNNSRSEAGVKLRDDEKLKHIPITIVPTEKEQMLRKPSWIKIKLPRTTDRIDHIKSTLRKNNLHSVCEEASCPNLAECFNKGTATFMILGDICTRRCPFCDVAHGKPLPPSAEEPIKLAKTIAEMKLSYVVITSVDRDDLRDGGAQHFVDCINAIREHSPSTKIEVLVPDFRGRMDRALEIFQNGVPDVFNHNLETIPRLYRECRPGANYQWSLDLLRKFKEQHPTIPTKSGLMMGMGEESEEMQKVLDDLRTHNVDMLTLGQYLQPSKHHFPVKRYVPPAEFDALGEYANSIGFSHAACGPMVRSSYHADKQAEGVEAK